A stretch of the Bordetella genomosp. 8 genome encodes the following:
- the pip gene encoding prolyl aminopeptidase — MLFRAIEPYRHGMLDTGDGHQVYWELCGNPDGKPAVFLHGGPGSGCSPVHRQLFDPARYNVLLFDQRGCGRSRPHAGLDNNTTWHLVADMERLRTEIMGADRWLVFGGSWGSTLALAYAQTHTDHVAALILRGIFTVRRSEVQWYYQHGASELFPDLWEEYLAPIPPEERHDMVQAYRRRLTGNDPEAQLAAAKAWSRWEDSTITMLPSARHQQSHAGDQAALAFARIENHYFVNDGFMAEGQLIRDAHKLRDVPGVIVQGRYDACTPVRTAWDLHRAWPQARLHIVPDAGHAFDEPGILAHLIEATNRYAATGRP, encoded by the coding sequence ATGCTATTTCGCGCCATCGAACCCTATCGTCACGGCATGCTGGATACCGGCGACGGCCACCAGGTGTACTGGGAGCTGTGCGGGAATCCCGACGGCAAGCCGGCTGTTTTCCTGCATGGCGGCCCCGGCAGCGGTTGTTCGCCCGTGCATCGGCAATTATTCGATCCGGCCCGGTACAACGTGCTGTTGTTCGATCAGCGCGGCTGCGGGCGATCGCGTCCGCACGCCGGCCTGGACAACAACACCACCTGGCATCTGGTCGCCGACATGGAGCGCCTGCGCACCGAAATCATGGGCGCGGACCGCTGGCTGGTGTTCGGCGGCTCCTGGGGCTCGACGCTGGCGCTGGCCTATGCCCAGACGCATACCGATCATGTGGCCGCGCTGATCCTGCGCGGCATTTTCACGGTACGGCGGTCGGAGGTGCAGTGGTATTACCAGCACGGCGCCTCGGAGTTGTTCCCCGATCTCTGGGAAGAGTACCTGGCGCCCATACCGCCGGAAGAGCGGCACGACATGGTGCAGGCCTACCGCCGGCGTCTGACCGGCAACGACCCGGAAGCCCAGCTGGCCGCCGCCAAGGCCTGGAGCCGCTGGGAAGACAGCACCATCACCATGCTGCCCAGCGCGCGCCACCAGCAAAGCCACGCTGGCGACCAGGCAGCGCTGGCCTTCGCTCGCATCGAGAACCATTATTTCGTGAACGACGGCTTCATGGCCGAAGGCCAGCTGATCCGCGACGCGCACAAGCTGCGCGACGTCCCTGGCGTGATCGTCCAGGGACGCTACGACGCCTGCACGCCCGTACGCACGGCCTGGGACCTGCACCGCGCCTGGCCGCAAGCCCGGCTGCACATCGTTCCGGATGCCGGCCACGCGTTCGACGAGCCCGGCATTCTTGCCCATCTGATCGAAGCCACCAATCGCTACGCGGCGACGGGACGTCCCTGA
- a CDS encoding ABC transporter permease encodes MSSLAPPVRPEYEVDLPALPPTQLTQDVPLGMRVWDRPWVRKTCILVVLAALWEAVARWQNNDLLLPTFSATMQALAEGLLNGQLVQKTWLSLQVLLQGYILGIVLSFALTMVAVSSRLGRDILTTLTSMFNPLPAIALLPLALLWFGLGAGSLIFVLVHSVLWPLALNTYAGFQAVPDTLRMAGRNYGLRGLRYVIQILVPAALPSILSGLKIGWAFAWRTLIAAELVFGASSGKGGLGWYIFQNRNELYTDRVFAGLILVVIIGLLVENGVFHALERVTIQRWGLQR; translated from the coding sequence ATGAGCAGTCTTGCACCGCCCGTCCGACCTGAATACGAAGTCGATCTGCCAGCGCTGCCGCCTACGCAGCTGACACAGGACGTACCCCTGGGCATGCGCGTCTGGGACCGTCCCTGGGTGCGCAAGACGTGCATCCTGGTTGTGCTGGCGGCACTGTGGGAAGCTGTCGCGCGCTGGCAGAACAACGACCTGTTGCTACCGACGTTCAGCGCGACCATGCAGGCATTGGCCGAAGGCCTGCTGAACGGGCAACTGGTGCAGAAGACGTGGTTGTCGCTGCAGGTGCTGTTGCAAGGCTACATACTGGGCATCGTGCTGTCCTTTGCCCTGACGATGGTCGCCGTCTCGAGCCGACTGGGCCGCGACATCCTGACCACGTTGACGTCGATGTTCAATCCGCTGCCGGCGATTGCCCTGCTGCCGCTGGCCTTGCTGTGGTTCGGCCTGGGCGCTGGCAGCTTGATCTTCGTCCTCGTCCATTCGGTTTTGTGGCCGTTGGCATTGAACACGTATGCCGGCTTCCAGGCCGTACCCGATACGCTGCGCATGGCAGGTCGCAACTACGGCCTGCGCGGCCTGCGCTACGTGATCCAGATCCTGGTCCCGGCCGCGTTACCGTCCATCCTGTCCGGGCTGAAAATCGGCTGGGCTTTTGCCTGGCGCACGCTCATTGCCGCGGAATTGGTCTTTGGCGCGTCGTCGGGCAAGGGCGGTCTCGGGTGGTACATCTTCCAGAACCGCAACGAGCTTTATACGGATCGCGTATTCGCGGGATTGATACTGGTCGTGATCATCGGCCTGCTGGTCGAAAATGGCGTCTTCCATGCCTTGGAGCGGGTCACGATACAGCGGTGGGGGCTACAGCGCTGA
- the trmB gene encoding tRNA (guanosine(46)-N7)-methyltransferase TrmB yields MNTDTIPEDGEPPAPSPVSPSALSSATEAAPASGQHAPDSPGATHIRSFVHRRGHITQGQRDALERLLAQWSIPYAARILDPASVFGRTAPTILEIGFGMGETTERIALDRPGDNFLGVEVFNAGVGSMLKRIEASGLQNVRIVQHDAVEVLRDMIAPSSLDGVHIYFPDPWPKKRHHKRRLIQPPFVALLASRVKPGGYVHCATDWEHYAQQMLEVLGAEPQLRNTADGYAPRPEFRPQTKFETRGLRLGHGVWDLMFKRAA; encoded by the coding sequence ATGAATACCGATACGATCCCCGAAGACGGCGAGCCTCCCGCTCCGTCTCCTGTTTCACCGTCTGCCCTGTCGTCGGCGACCGAGGCTGCGCCGGCATCCGGCCAGCATGCGCCCGATAGCCCCGGCGCCACCCATATCCGCAGTTTCGTCCATCGCCGCGGCCACATCACGCAAGGCCAGCGCGATGCCCTGGAACGCCTGCTGGCGCAGTGGTCCATCCCCTACGCCGCACGCATCCTGGATCCCGCCAGCGTTTTCGGCCGGACCGCGCCCACCATCCTGGAAATCGGCTTCGGCATGGGTGAGACCACCGAACGCATTGCCCTGGATCGGCCGGGGGACAACTTCCTGGGCGTGGAGGTCTTCAACGCCGGTGTCGGCTCCATGCTCAAGCGCATCGAGGCCTCCGGCCTGCAAAACGTGCGCATCGTCCAGCACGACGCGGTGGAAGTGCTGCGCGACATGATCGCGCCCAGCTCGCTGGACGGCGTGCACATCTACTTTCCCGACCCCTGGCCCAAGAAGCGCCACCACAAACGGCGCCTGATCCAGCCGCCCTTCGTCGCCTTGCTGGCCAGCCGGGTGAAACCGGGCGGTTACGTCCATTGCGCCACGGACTGGGAACACTACGCGCAACAGATGCTCGAAGTGCTGGGCGCCGAGCCGCAGTTGCGCAATACCGCGGACGGCTACGCGCCACGTCCTGAATTCCGTCCGCAGACCAAGTTCGAGACCCGCGGCCTGCGCCTGGGCCACGGGGTCTGGGACCTCATGTTCAAGCGAGCCGCCTGA
- a CDS encoding ABC transporter substrate-binding protein, with protein MQSLHKKVLSAFAGVALLSSAGAVHAEGQIRIAQQFGIVYLLLDVVQDQKLIEKRGKEAGVDIKVDFVQLSGGSAVNDALLSNSIDIAGAGVGPLFTIWDRTRGRQNVKGVASLGNFPYSLVSNNPAVKTIADFTDKDRIAVPATTVSVQSRILQMAAAKQWGDKSFDKLEPLTVAVPHPDATAAIIKGQNQVNAHFGNPPFQQQELAGNPAAHIVLNSYDVQGGPASSTVLYATEKFRNDNPKTYKAFIDALDDAAKFIKAHPEEAVDTYIRVEKSKTDRDLLIRIVKDPEVSIQVEPRNTLGLGQFMHRIGAIKNQPASLKEYFFDDPRVSSGS; from the coding sequence ATGCAATCACTCCATAAGAAAGTCCTCAGCGCCTTCGCCGGCGTCGCCTTGTTGTCGTCCGCCGGCGCCGTTCATGCCGAAGGGCAGATCCGGATCGCCCAGCAATTCGGCATCGTCTACCTGTTGCTGGACGTGGTCCAGGACCAGAAGCTGATCGAGAAACGCGGCAAGGAAGCCGGTGTCGACATCAAGGTCGACTTCGTCCAACTGTCCGGCGGCTCGGCGGTCAACGATGCGCTGCTGTCCAACAGCATCGATATCGCGGGTGCCGGCGTAGGCCCGCTGTTCACCATCTGGGATCGCACGCGCGGCCGCCAGAACGTGAAGGGCGTCGCCTCACTGGGCAACTTCCCCTATTCCCTGGTTTCCAACAATCCCGCGGTGAAGACGATCGCCGACTTCACGGACAAGGACCGGATCGCCGTGCCGGCGACGACGGTGTCGGTGCAGTCGCGCATCCTGCAGATGGCGGCGGCGAAGCAGTGGGGCGACAAGTCATTCGACAAACTGGAGCCGCTGACAGTGGCGGTGCCGCACCCCGACGCAACGGCGGCGATCATCAAGGGCCAGAACCAGGTCAACGCCCATTTCGGCAATCCGCCGTTTCAGCAGCAGGAGCTGGCAGGCAATCCGGCGGCGCACATCGTGCTGAACTCCTACGACGTGCAGGGTGGACCGGCGTCGTCGACGGTTTTGTACGCGACGGAGAAGTTCCGCAACGACAACCCAAAGACTTACAAGGCGTTCATCGATGCGCTGGACGATGCCGCCAAGTTCATCAAGGCGCATCCCGAAGAGGCGGTGGATACCTACATCCGGGTGGAGAAGTCGAAAACCGATCGCGATCTGCTGATCAGGATCGTCAAGGACCCCGAGGTCTCGATCCAGGTCGAGCCGCGGAACACCCTGGGGCTCGGCCAGTTCATGCATCGGATCGGCGCCATCAAGAATCAGCCGGCTTCGCTCAAGGAGTACTTCTTCGATGACCCACGAGTTTCCAGCGGCAGCTGA
- a CDS encoding ABC transporter ATP-binding protein: MTHEFPAAADLRGKRRGSVATAIANAPLLQLDRVSLEYRTPERIVRATHEVSLDIHEGDSFVLLGPSGCGKSTLLKAAAGFIEPAAGEIRLRGQVVHGPSPDRVVVFQEFDQLPPWKTVEQNVMFPLLASRTADRKTARERARHCLETVGLARFASSYPHELSGGMKQRVAIARALAMQPSVLLMDEPFAALDALTRRKMQEELLALWKELRMTVLFVTHSIEEALVVGSRIALLSPHPGRVRAELNSHEWGLHSMGSAAFQAATRRIHGMLFEEPVGHADAHIRPAHLAA, encoded by the coding sequence ATGACCCACGAGTTTCCAGCGGCAGCTGATTTGCGCGGCAAGCGCCGCGGGTCCGTGGCAACGGCGATCGCGAACGCGCCGCTGTTGCAGCTCGACCGCGTCAGTCTCGAATATCGGACGCCCGAGCGAATCGTGCGTGCCACGCACGAAGTCAGCCTGGACATCCATGAAGGCGACAGCTTCGTTTTATTGGGGCCTTCGGGCTGTGGCAAGTCGACACTGCTCAAGGCGGCAGCAGGTTTCATCGAGCCGGCGGCCGGCGAGATCCGGCTGCGTGGGCAGGTCGTGCATGGCCCCTCGCCGGACCGTGTGGTCGTGTTCCAGGAGTTCGATCAACTGCCGCCTTGGAAGACAGTGGAGCAGAACGTCATGTTCCCGCTGTTGGCATCACGCACCGCGGATCGCAAAACGGCGCGCGAGCGGGCGCGCCATTGCCTGGAAACGGTCGGGCTGGCGCGGTTCGCTTCTTCGTATCCGCACGAGCTGTCGGGCGGAATGAAGCAGCGCGTCGCGATCGCCCGCGCGCTGGCGATGCAGCCTAGCGTACTGTTGATGGACGAGCCGTTCGCCGCACTGGACGCGTTGACGCGCCGGAAGATGCAGGAAGAATTGCTGGCGCTGTGGAAGGAACTGCGGATGACGGTGCTGTTCGTGACGCATTCGATCGAGGAGGCCTTGGTCGTCGGCAGCCGGATCGCCCTGTTGTCGCCGCATCCCGGCCGCGTGCGCGCCGAATTGAACAGCCATGAATGGGGGCTGCACAGCATGGGCAGCGCAGCCTTCCAGGCGGCCACCCGACGGATCCACGGCATGCTGTTCGAAGAGCCCGTCGGCCACGCCGACGCCCATATACGCCCGGCGCATCTCGCCGCTTGA